In one window of Nakamurella sp. PAMC28650 DNA:
- a CDS encoding GatB/YqeY domain-containing protein: protein MSELKARLRSDLTAAMKARDALTLGTLRMAVAAIQNEEVSGSTARELSDDEVVKVLGREVKKRKESAEAFDGAGRKELADKERAESAVIAAYLPAQLSDDDLPALVADAVAEVAAATGAPPTMKQMGLVIKAAQARAAGRADGAKIAAAVRSALA, encoded by the coding sequence ATGTCCGAACTGAAGGCACGGCTGCGGTCCGATCTGACGGCGGCGATGAAGGCGCGTGATGCGCTGACCCTCGGCACGCTGCGGATGGCCGTTGCGGCCATCCAGAACGAGGAGGTCTCCGGCAGCACCGCGCGGGAGCTCTCCGACGACGAGGTCGTCAAGGTGCTCGGCCGCGAGGTCAAGAAGCGCAAGGAGTCCGCCGAGGCGTTCGACGGAGCCGGACGCAAGGAGCTGGCGGACAAGGAACGTGCCGAGTCGGCCGTCATCGCCGCCTACCTGCCCGCGCAGCTGTCCGACGACGACCTCCCCGCGCTGGTCGCCGACGCGGTCGCCGAGGTGGCGGCCGCCACCGGGGCGCCGCCGACGATGAAGCAGATGGGCCTGGTGATCAAGGCGGCCCAGGCCAGGGCGGCCGGCCGGGCCGACGGCGCCAAGATCGCCGCGGCCGTCAGGTCAGCTCTGGCCTGA
- a CDS encoding superoxide dismutase, with product MAQYTLPELPYDYSALEPFISGQIMELHHSKHHAAYVAGANTALDQMAEAREKESFGTVNLLEKNLAFHLGGHLNHSIFWPNLAPGAGGRPEGELGAAIDEFFGSFDGFSKQFSANANAIQGSGWSVLAWDTLGQRLNILQLFDQQGNIPFAQVPIVLLDMWEHAFYLQYKNVKADYVKAWWSVVNWADATARFTAARAKTSGLILL from the coding sequence ATGGCCCAGTACACCTTGCCCGAGCTGCCATATGACTACTCGGCGCTCGAGCCGTTCATCTCCGGTCAGATCATGGAGCTGCACCACTCCAAGCACCATGCCGCCTACGTGGCCGGCGCGAACACCGCACTCGACCAGATGGCCGAGGCACGCGAGAAGGAGTCCTTCGGGACGGTCAACCTGCTCGAGAAGAACTTGGCGTTCCACCTCGGTGGGCACCTCAACCACTCGATCTTCTGGCCGAACCTGGCCCCGGGTGCCGGCGGCAGGCCCGAGGGCGAGCTGGGCGCGGCGATCGATGAGTTCTTCGGCTCCTTCGACGGTTTCTCGAAGCAGTTCAGCGCCAACGCCAACGCCATCCAGGGCTCCGGCTGGTCCGTCCTGGCCTGGGACACCCTCGGGCAGCGCCTCAACATCCTTCAGCTGTTCGATCAGCAGGGCAACATCCCGTTCGCCCAGGTGCCGATCGTGCTGCTGGACATGTGGGAGCACGCCTTCTACCTGCAGTACAAGAACGTCAAGGCGGACTACGTCAAGGCGTGGTGGAGCGTCGTCAACTGGGCAGATGCCACGGCCCGCTTCACCGCTGCCCGTGCCAAGACCAGCGGCCTGATCCTCCTGTAG
- a CDS encoding MFS transporter translates to MTDVIQSPSILESRTAARRRLLVLGLVLTAQLMVVLDATIVNIALPDISGALHFTPTSLSWVINAYTLVFGGLLLLGARAGDILGRRKVFLTGIALFTVASLLGGFASSAGLLLAARAVQGVGAALAAPSALALLMTMFPDARERTRAIGYYTAISIGGSAVGLIAGGMLTQWVSWRWVLFVNVPIGLAVLAVALRVLPETARRRGHFDLAGAITSTLGMTGLVYGFVRAASSGWGDPVTVAAFAGGAVLLATFIAVELRAQSPIVPLRLFADRDRAVSYVARLLLVAGMMGMFFFLTQFLQEVLHYSAVVSGLAFLPLTIVLFTASQVSARVLSGRIPAKTVMAVGLTSSTLGLLWLTQLHATSSYLDLLFPLVLFGLGNGLAFVPLTTTSLSGVEPADAGAASGLVNVMQQVGGALGLAVLVTVFGSASRAAVSPAGASAAQKAQHAFVVGADRGFLIAACFLAVTVVLVLVAIRPQPKPSEAVTDLDDEAAALDASAEAAQAAHA, encoded by the coding sequence ATGACCGACGTGATCCAATCCCCGTCCATCCTCGAATCCAGGACGGCCGCCCGCCGGCGACTGCTGGTCCTCGGACTGGTCCTGACCGCTCAGCTCATGGTCGTGCTCGACGCGACCATCGTGAACATCGCCTTACCGGACATCTCCGGCGCGCTGCACTTCACCCCGACCAGCCTGTCCTGGGTGATCAACGCTTACACCCTGGTCTTCGGCGGGCTGCTGCTGCTGGGCGCAAGGGCCGGCGACATCCTGGGCCGCCGAAAGGTTTTCCTGACCGGCATCGCGCTGTTCACCGTCGCCTCGCTGCTCGGTGGATTCGCCTCGTCGGCCGGTCTGCTGCTGGCCGCCCGCGCCGTCCAAGGCGTCGGAGCGGCACTCGCCGCACCGTCGGCGTTGGCTCTGCTCATGACGATGTTCCCCGACGCCCGCGAGCGCACCCGCGCGATCGGCTACTACACCGCTATCTCCATCGGCGGCAGCGCGGTCGGTCTGATCGCCGGCGGCATGTTGACCCAGTGGGTCTCTTGGCGCTGGGTGCTCTTCGTGAACGTCCCGATCGGCCTCGCCGTGCTCGCCGTCGCTCTCCGCGTTCTCCCCGAAACAGCCAGGCGCAGAGGTCATTTCGACCTGGCCGGGGCGATCACGTCAACCCTTGGCATGACGGGCCTCGTCTACGGATTCGTCCGTGCCGCATCGTCGGGATGGGGTGATCCGGTCACCGTCGCCGCCTTCGCCGGCGGAGCCGTCTTGCTGGCCACCTTCATCGCCGTGGAACTCCGGGCCCAGTCACCGATCGTCCCCCTGCGGCTGTTCGCCGATCGGGATCGCGCCGTCTCCTATGTCGCCAGACTGTTGCTGGTCGCCGGGATGATGGGCATGTTCTTCTTCCTGACGCAGTTCCTCCAGGAAGTGCTGCACTACTCGGCCGTGGTGTCCGGCTTGGCCTTCCTACCCCTGACGATCGTGCTGTTCACGGCGTCCCAGGTCTCCGCGCGTGTGCTCTCCGGCAGGATTCCGGCCAAGACCGTGATGGCGGTCGGCCTGACGTCCTCGACCCTCGGCCTGCTGTGGCTGACCCAGTTGCACGCCACCAGCAGCTACCTGGATCTGCTGTTCCCGCTGGTGCTGTTCGGCCTCGGCAACGGTCTCGCGTTCGTCCCCCTCACCACCACCTCGCTCTCTGGGGTGGAACCGGCCGATGCCGGCGCCGCCTCGGGCCTGGTCAACGTCATGCAGCAGGTCGGCGGGGCCCTGGGTCTTGCCGTTCTGGTCACGGTGTTCGGAAGTGCCTCCCGCGCAGCGGTTTCACCCGCCGGGGCCTCGGCCGCACAGAAGGCACAGCATGCCTTCGTCGTCGGCGCCGATCGCGGCTTCCTGATCGCGGCGTGCTTCCTGGCCGTGACGGTCGTCCTGGTGCTGGTCGCGATCCGCCCGCAGCCCAAGCCGTCGGAAGCGGTGACCGACCTCGACGACGAAGCCGCCGCGCTCGACGCCTCGGCCGAAGCAGCCCAGGCCGCCCACGCCTGA
- the gndA gene encoding NADP-dependent phosphogluconate dehydrogenase, with protein sequence MSDTTATADIGVTGLAVMGSNLARNFASKGFVTAVHNRSTNKMKALLDEHGSDGDFVGSESAVDFVASLKVPRKIIIMVKAGGPTDAVIDELSELLEPGDILIDGGNAKFADTIRREAAAKEKGINFVGCGISGGEEGALLGPSIMPGGSAEAYKSLGPILEKISAHVDGAPCCTHIGENGAGHFVKMVHNGIEYADMQLIAEAYDLLRRGAGIEPAEIADIFAEWNKGELDSFLIEITAEVLRQVDAKTGKPFVDVVVDAAGMKGTGTWTVQTALDLAVPVSGIAEAVFARGLSSLPDQRAAAGELPGPDGSMSLEDKDSFVEDVRRALYASKIVAYAQGLDEIVAGAKEYDWDIDLGAVARIWRGGCIIRAAFLNRITEAYDGKAERPASLLFTGYFTKAMAGVQDSWRSVVGGAAKAGLPTPGFAAALSYYDGLRSPRLPAALIQGQRDFFGAHTYQRVDTEGTFHTLWSGDRSEVDA encoded by the coding sequence ATGTCCGACACCACCGCCACCGCCGACATCGGTGTCACCGGTCTGGCCGTGATGGGCTCGAACCTGGCCCGGAACTTCGCCAGCAAGGGATTCGTCACCGCTGTCCACAACCGATCGACGAACAAGATGAAGGCGCTGCTGGACGAGCACGGGTCCGACGGCGACTTCGTCGGGTCCGAGTCCGCGGTTGATTTCGTCGCCTCGCTGAAGGTGCCGCGCAAGATCATCATCATGGTCAAGGCCGGCGGCCCCACCGATGCCGTCATCGACGAGCTGTCCGAGTTGCTGGAACCGGGCGACATCCTGATCGACGGCGGAAACGCCAAGTTCGCCGACACCATCCGCCGTGAGGCAGCCGCCAAGGAGAAGGGAATCAACTTCGTCGGCTGCGGCATCTCCGGTGGTGAGGAGGGTGCGTTGCTCGGACCGTCGATCATGCCGGGGGGTTCCGCCGAGGCATACAAGTCCCTCGGCCCGATCCTGGAGAAGATCTCCGCGCACGTCGACGGCGCGCCGTGCTGTACCCACATCGGTGAGAACGGCGCGGGTCACTTCGTCAAGATGGTGCACAACGGCATCGAGTACGCCGACATGCAGTTGATTGCCGAGGCCTATGACCTGCTGCGCCGGGGCGCCGGCATCGAACCCGCCGAGATCGCCGACATCTTCGCCGAGTGGAACAAGGGCGAGCTCGACTCGTTCCTGATCGAGATCACCGCCGAGGTGTTGCGTCAGGTCGACGCGAAGACCGGCAAGCCGTTCGTCGACGTGGTGGTCGACGCGGCCGGGATGAAGGGCACCGGCACCTGGACCGTGCAGACCGCGCTGGACCTGGCGGTCCCGGTGTCCGGGATCGCCGAGGCCGTGTTCGCCCGTGGTCTCTCCTCTCTGCCGGACCAGCGGGCCGCGGCCGGCGAACTGCCCGGGCCGGACGGGTCGATGTCGCTCGAAGACAAGGACAGCTTCGTCGAGGACGTCCGTCGGGCGCTGTATGCGTCCAAGATCGTCGCCTACGCGCAGGGTCTGGATGAGATCGTCGCCGGTGCGAAGGAGTACGACTGGGACATCGATCTCGGTGCGGTGGCGCGCATCTGGCGCGGAGGATGCATCATCCGGGCGGCGTTCCTCAACCGGATCACCGAGGCCTACGACGGCAAGGCGGAGCGTCCGGCGTCCCTGCTGTTCACGGGGTACTTCACCAAGGCGATGGCCGGCGTGCAGGATTCGTGGCGCTCGGTGGTGGGCGGCGCAGCCAAGGCCGGCCTGCCGACCCCGGGCTTCGCTGCCGCACTGTCCTACTACGACGGCCTGCGCTCCCCGCGCCTGCCCGCCGCATTGATCCAGGGCCAGCGGGACTTCTTCGGCGCGCACACCTACCAGCGGGTCGACACCGAAGGCACGTTCCACACCCTCTGGTCCGGTGACCGCTCCGAAGTCGACGCCTGA
- a CDS encoding type IV toxin-antitoxin system AbiEi family antitoxin domain-containing protein, with amino-acid sequence MSKRADQRQISILHDVYGPVFQLRDADAAGIPRGVIRRMVDHGELERLAKSAFALAATMENASPWERFRLRSIAFVAGAQDGTFLTGAAAAAVLGLPMISDPPALPTAIRHGSPHTGHRLTPYGTVRHGSLPMRDRTTRNRVPVVSPAHCAIDVARHFGSRDGLVVADKVLHGDISREVLAAITRGMDHYPGINEARWVVEHADQRSESPLETLGRFAFLLAALPAPLSNVWIPAGGQWFRVDHLIPETGVILEADGAIKYNNRADASLLIADDRDRERLLRGLGFGLTRYQWSTAVHHPGEVIFRAAEAARLRGPQPVPTCWRVDSPFN; translated from the coding sequence GTGAGCAAACGGGCGGACCAGCGACAGATCTCGATCCTGCACGATGTCTACGGACCGGTGTTCCAGCTGCGTGATGCAGATGCGGCCGGCATCCCCAGGGGTGTCATCAGGCGAATGGTGGACCATGGCGAACTGGAGCGCCTCGCCAAATCCGCATTCGCACTCGCTGCGACGATGGAGAACGCTTCGCCGTGGGAAAGGTTCCGCCTGCGTTCGATCGCGTTTGTCGCCGGCGCGCAGGACGGAACATTCCTGACGGGAGCGGCCGCCGCCGCTGTGCTCGGCCTTCCGATGATCTCCGACCCACCGGCGCTACCGACCGCAATCAGACACGGGAGCCCTCATACCGGGCACCGTCTGACCCCGTATGGCACGGTTCGCCACGGTTCCCTGCCCATGCGCGACCGCACGACCAGGAACAGGGTGCCGGTGGTGAGCCCTGCGCATTGCGCGATCGATGTGGCTCGTCACTTCGGTTCGCGGGACGGCCTGGTGGTGGCCGACAAGGTTCTGCACGGCGACATATCGCGCGAAGTATTGGCTGCCATCACCCGAGGAATGGATCACTACCCCGGCATCAACGAGGCACGCTGGGTGGTCGAGCACGCCGACCAACGCTCCGAGAGTCCACTGGAAACCCTGGGTCGGTTCGCCTTTCTGCTGGCCGCTCTGCCGGCCCCACTCTCGAACGTGTGGATTCCCGCCGGCGGTCAGTGGTTTCGGGTCGACCACCTGATACCCGAGACCGGCGTGATCCTCGAAGCCGACGGCGCCATCAAATACAACAATCGAGCTGACGCTTCACTGCTGATCGCCGACGACCGGGACCGGGAACGATTGCTCCGCGGACTGGGCTTCGGGCTCACCCGCTACCAGTGGTCCACCGCCGTCCATCATCCCGGTGAGGTCATTTTCCGCGCTGCCGAAGCCGCCCGGCTGCGAGGCCCGCAACCCGTCCCCACCTGCTGGAGGGTTGACTCACCGTTCAACTGA
- a CDS encoding dolichyl-phosphate-mannose--protein mannosyltransferase, translating to MTAPPTVTTSGDESYIGDDPGRGDRHVAGHPSLTGVDESDPQLARPDPASGVVAIGEVPPIERPVRPERRKLPQMPGDRLRGWITTIVLTLVGGITRLWNVGSATDNGTPLFDEKYYAVQAAEVVRNNGVEDNQAYGVIVHPPLGKQLIAIGEQLLGYTPTGWRLASVVAGTFVVFLTIRVVRRMTRSTLMGAIGGILIICDGVSFVMSRMALLDVFQEVFILAAFACLIADRDQVRARLNSTIAPGFDAFLPRERHGLLSIWGRWGDRAGVALGARWWRFGCGFFMGLTFAIKYNGVYWIVAFGLLSTIWDITARREIGVHRPVVAVLRRDVAPSLWSLVVVPFAVYIGSWWAWFFSEDAFPRHQFEADPSHVGDWSNPTGLFHSIAGLWHNALWQWTFKMLDFHANLLSPGAPGASDTNPAHRHPWESKPWSWPIGTRPVLYYAPPNGTGCGTGRTDCVQRIFIIGTPALWWISLFILAWALWRTVARLDWRYAAVLVAYGADYLPWFTNLNRQMYFFYVTPLAPFLIIGICLVLGDILGRARAGVERRYLSIGIVALYVGLVVANFIWLLPMLDGSSMTPDRLTMETWLPSWG from the coding sequence ATGACTGCCCCGCCCACCGTCACCACGTCCGGTGACGAGTCCTACATCGGGGACGACCCGGGGCGGGGCGATCGACACGTTGCCGGCCACCCGAGTCTGACCGGGGTCGACGAGTCCGACCCGCAGCTCGCGAGACCCGACCCGGCGAGCGGTGTGGTGGCCATCGGCGAGGTGCCGCCGATCGAGCGACCCGTCCGCCCCGAGCGACGCAAGCTCCCGCAGATGCCCGGCGACCGCCTCCGCGGCTGGATCACCACCATCGTGCTCACCCTCGTCGGCGGCATCACCCGCCTCTGGAACGTCGGGAGCGCCACCGACAACGGCACCCCGCTGTTCGACGAGAAGTACTACGCGGTGCAGGCCGCCGAGGTCGTCCGCAACAACGGGGTGGAGGACAACCAGGCCTATGGCGTCATCGTCCATCCGCCGTTGGGCAAACAGCTGATCGCCATCGGCGAGCAGCTGCTGGGCTACACCCCGACCGGCTGGCGCCTGGCGTCCGTCGTCGCCGGCACGTTCGTCGTCTTCCTGACGATCAGAGTGGTCCGCCGGATGACCAGGTCCACCCTGATGGGCGCCATCGGCGGCATCCTGATCATCTGCGACGGCGTCAGCTTCGTGATGTCCAGGATGGCGCTGCTGGACGTCTTCCAGGAGGTGTTCATCCTGGCGGCGTTCGCCTGCCTGATCGCCGACCGGGACCAGGTCAGGGCCAGGCTCAATTCGACGATCGCACCGGGCTTCGACGCATTCCTGCCGCGGGAACGTCATGGGCTGCTGTCGATCTGGGGACGTTGGGGGGACCGGGCCGGCGTCGCGCTCGGGGCCAGGTGGTGGCGGTTCGGGTGCGGCTTCTTCATGGGGCTCACCTTCGCCATCAAGTACAACGGCGTCTACTGGATCGTGGCCTTCGGCCTGCTGTCCACCATCTGGGACATCACCGCCCGTCGCGAGATCGGCGTCCACCGACCGGTTGTCGCGGTGCTGCGCCGGGACGTGGCGCCCTCGCTCTGGTCGCTGGTGGTCGTCCCGTTCGCCGTCTACATCGGATCGTGGTGGGCCTGGTTCTTCTCCGAGGACGCCTTCCCCCGTCACCAGTTCGAGGCCGACCCCAGCCACGTCGGCGACTGGAGCAATCCGACCGGCCTGTTCCACAGCATCGCCGGGCTGTGGCACAACGCGTTGTGGCAGTGGACGTTCAAGATGCTCGACTTCCACGCCAACCTGTTGTCCCCGGGGGCACCCGGCGCCAGTGATACCAATCCCGCTCATCGTCACCCGTGGGAGTCCAAGCCGTGGTCGTGGCCGATCGGCACCCGGCCGGTGCTCTACTACGCCCCGCCCAACGGGACCGGCTGCGGCACCGGGCGTACCGACTGCGTGCAGCGCATCTTCATCATCGGTACCCCGGCGCTGTGGTGGATCTCGCTGTTCATCCTCGCCTGGGCGCTGTGGCGCACCGTGGCCCGGCTCGACTGGCGATACGCCGCCGTCCTGGTGGCCTACGGCGCGGACTACCTGCCGTGGTTCACCAACCTGAACCGGCAGATGTACTTCTTCTACGTCACCCCGTTGGCCCCGTTCCTGATCATCGGGATCTGCCTGGTCCTCGGCGACATCCTGGGCCGCGCCAGGGCGGGGGTCGAACGTCGGTACCTGTCGATCGGCATCGTGGCTCTCTACGTGGGACTGGTGGTGGCCAACTTCATCTGGCTGCTGCCCATGCTCGACGGGTCGTCGATGACACCCGATCGCCTCACCATGGAGACCTGGCTGCCGTCCTGGGGGTGA
- the rsmI gene encoding 16S rRNA (cytidine(1402)-2'-O)-methyltransferase, with product MRVEGVPGRLVLAGTPLGRVSDASAGLVAALTSADVIAAEDTRRLHRLASDLGVSLSGTVLSYYEAVEQARIPGLLERIRLGDEVVLVTDAGMPSVSDPGYRLVAAAAAAGLTVTSVPGPSAVITALALSGLPSDRFTFEGFLPRKAGERSTSLAALAGEARTMVFFESVHRLSDTLVAMVAAFGADRPAALCRELTKTYEEVRRGSLGELSAGSDGVRGEVTLVVGGASADAAGPPSDAALGAAVAELVAAGSTRRDAVDAIAARFGLPRRTVYAVGHRS from the coding sequence ATGAGAGTCGAAGGCGTCCCGGGCCGTTTGGTGCTCGCCGGCACGCCGCTCGGCCGGGTCTCGGATGCATCTGCCGGTTTGGTTGCGGCTCTGACCTCGGCGGACGTGATCGCGGCCGAGGACACCCGGCGGCTTCACAGGTTGGCCTCCGATCTCGGTGTCTCCCTCTCGGGCACCGTGCTGTCCTACTACGAGGCCGTGGAGCAGGCCAGGATCCCCGGTCTGCTCGAGCGCATCCGGCTGGGGGACGAGGTGGTGCTGGTCACCGATGCGGGCATGCCGTCGGTGTCCGACCCCGGGTACCGACTGGTCGCCGCTGCGGCCGCAGCCGGCCTGACGGTGACCTCCGTGCCGGGCCCGAGCGCCGTCATCACCGCGCTGGCGCTGTCCGGTCTGCCGTCGGACAGGTTCACCTTCGAGGGATTCCTGCCGAGGAAAGCAGGCGAGCGGTCCACCTCGCTGGCGGCCCTGGCCGGTGAGGCCCGCACGATGGTCTTCTTCGAATCGGTGCACCGGCTCTCCGACACCCTGGTGGCGATGGTGGCGGCCTTCGGCGCCGACCGACCGGCGGCGCTGTGCCGCGAGCTGACGAAGACCTACGAGGAGGTGCGCCGGGGATCTCTCGGGGAGTTGTCGGCCGGATCCGACGGCGTGCGCGGTGAGGTCACGCTGGTGGTCGGCGGAGCCTCGGCAGACGCTGCCGGTCCGCCGTCCGACGCGGCGCTGGGCGCTGCGGTGGCTGAACTCGTGGCCGCCGGCTCGACCCGGCGGGATGCCGTGGACGCGATCGCGGCCAGATTCGGGCTACCGCGCCGGACCGTCTACGCCGTCGGTCATCGCAGTTGA
- a CDS encoding CAP domain-containing protein: MVASARPEYPRAENVRSSRNFRPIASMVAVGLVVAGIGVATNAVATGVTPVRAGAATAAATYAAVPPAVPVPSAPSLAVVAPVTTGLSPFDSTVLDAINAQRTAAGIAPLIEARGIDARSLSWSNAMATAGSSGTLSHNPQGWQTLLTSGASARTTYGENVSSWTGSPVTGFTLTNALVGNASNKNNILDPSFKYVGIGTVNGAAGSQWDTVTFTDAVDPGQIYDPALKSIPVGQLNSATLVGSTVRVTGWGYDPDTAAGPIQIQLSDTAPDGTVVTTTVTAAAVRTDVPQLTATTGNAHGLDATLPISKRGIHQICATLINAGAGSTNPNLGCLPVEVTGPIGGLDSAVLTGSTISFAGWAVDPDGPTTPTTVTVTDQGPQGTVTLPTVTADQVDANVDTSIPGVGAAHGFLAQTAATTVGTHVLCATANSLAAPARPTALGCQSVTVAAPAGAITGTTNTTNSVTVNGWALDPNAVGTASTVRVQITGPGGPVGTPSVVTASAVGTASAQQFPAAGTAHSFSLTVPTRQFGTYQVCAVANSTVDPSAGTDLGCQQVSISNVLGWLDSVKSTTGGLQVRGWALDPAYPSSAGTVSITVTGQAGTRTFQATAAQSRPDVARAFPGVGNYHGVVTSVPASGSGSNTVCLSMKAMSNQTVRQYRCLVVLVP; the protein is encoded by the coding sequence ATGGTGGCAAGCGCGCGCCCGGAATACCCCCGGGCAGAGAACGTCCGCAGTTCCCGCAACTTCCGGCCGATCGCCTCGATGGTCGCGGTCGGTCTGGTGGTCGCCGGGATCGGCGTGGCGACCAATGCCGTCGCCACCGGGGTGACGCCGGTCCGCGCCGGGGCAGCCACGGCGGCAGCCACCTACGCGGCGGTGCCGCCCGCGGTGCCGGTGCCGTCCGCGCCGTCCCTCGCGGTGGTGGCCCCGGTGACCACCGGGCTCAGTCCCTTCGACTCGACGGTGCTGGACGCGATCAACGCGCAGCGTACGGCCGCCGGGATCGCCCCCCTGATCGAAGCGAGAGGGATTGATGCGCGATCACTTTCGTGGTCGAATGCGATGGCGACGGCCGGCTCGTCCGGGACCTTGTCGCACAACCCCCAGGGCTGGCAGACGCTGCTCACCTCCGGTGCCTCCGCGCGAACCACCTACGGCGAGAACGTCAGTAGCTGGACCGGTTCGCCGGTCACCGGTTTCACGCTGACGAATGCCCTGGTGGGCAACGCGAGCAACAAGAACAACATCCTCGACCCGTCCTTCAAGTACGTGGGCATCGGAACCGTCAACGGGGCAGCGGGTTCGCAATGGGACACCGTCACGTTCACCGACGCCGTCGACCCCGGGCAGATCTACGATCCGGCGCTGAAATCAATTCCGGTCGGCCAGTTGAACTCCGCGACGCTGGTGGGCAGCACGGTGCGGGTGACCGGATGGGGATACGACCCCGACACCGCGGCCGGCCCGATCCAGATCCAGCTCTCCGACACCGCTCCCGACGGCACGGTGGTCACCACGACGGTGACTGCGGCCGCCGTTCGCACCGATGTCCCGCAACTCACCGCGACCACCGGCAACGCGCACGGACTCGACGCCACGCTCCCGATCTCCAAGCGCGGAATCCATCAGATCTGCGCCACCCTGATCAATGCGGGGGCCGGCAGCACCAACCCGAATCTGGGTTGTCTGCCCGTCGAGGTCACCGGACCGATCGGCGGTCTGGACTCCGCCGTGCTGACCGGATCGACGATCAGCTTCGCCGGCTGGGCCGTGGATCCGGACGGCCCCACCACGCCGACCACCGTCACCGTCACCGACCAGGGTCCGCAGGGCACCGTCACGCTCCCGACGGTGACCGCTGATCAGGTCGATGCCAACGTCGACACCTCCATCCCGGGAGTTGGTGCGGCACATGGCTTCCTCGCGCAGACCGCCGCCACCACGGTCGGCACCCACGTCCTGTGCGCCACGGCCAACAGTCTGGCCGCCCCGGCCCGGCCGACGGCCCTCGGATGTCAGAGCGTCACCGTCGCAGCGCCGGCCGGAGCGATCACCGGCACGACGAACACCACGAACTCGGTCACCGTCAACGGCTGGGCCCTCGACCCCAACGCAGTGGGCACGGCGTCGACCGTGAGGGTGCAGATCACCGGACCCGGCGGGCCGGTCGGAACCCCGTCGGTCGTCACCGCTTCCGCCGTGGGAACCGCTTCGGCGCAGCAGTTCCCGGCGGCCGGTACGGCGCACTCGTTCAGCCTCACCGTGCCGACCAGGCAGTTCGGGACCTACCAGGTCTGCGCCGTCGCGAACTCGACCGTCGACCCGAGCGCCGGCACCGACCTCGGTTGCCAGCAGGTCAGCATCAGCAATGTGCTCGGCTGGTTGGACTCGGTGAAATCCACCACCGGCGGTCTCCAGGTACGAGGTTGGGCCCTGGACCCGGCGTATCCGTCATCGGCGGGCACCGTCTCGATCACGGTGACCGGCCAGGCGGGCACGAGGACCTTCCAGGCCACCGCCGCCCAGTCCCGACCGGACGTCGCCCGGGCCTTCCCCGGCGTCGGGAACTATCACGGGGTGGTGACCTCAGTACCGGCCTCCGGGTCGGGGAGCAACACCGTCTGCCTGAGCATGAAAGCGATGAGCAACCAGACCGTTCGGCAGTACCGGTGCCTGGTCGTGCTGGTGCCCTGA
- a CDS encoding IS5 family transposase (programmed frameshift) yields the protein MARTGVISDEFWAVVEPLMPAYGGRRGRPWNDHREMLEAICWRYRTGSPWRDLPTELGRWQTVWARHFRWSTDGTYDRILVAAKRAGFVQDVEGDAVIELLSVDSTVVRAHQHAAGAARASPRRSFRRSSRTQGAPSNDKNLPVEPADHALGRSRGGLSTKIHSLTDQRACPVTVILTPGQAGDNPQLVPLLDLHRRQQRGVRARRFRVLADRAYSHPSTRKELRRRRIGNTIPQRSDQQAHRQAKGSRGGRPPGFEAEEYKRRNAVERGYARLKQWRGIATRYDKHALTFLGGVHLAASVLHLR from the exons ATGGCGCGTACAGGAGTGATCTCGGACGAGTTCTGGGCGGTGGTCGAGCCGTTGATGCCGGCCTACGGTGGTCGGCGTGGCCGTCCGTGGAACGATCACCGCGAGATGCTCGAGGCGATCTGCTGGCGCTACCGGACGGGCTCGCCGTGGCGGGATCTGCCGACCGAGCTGGGTCGTTGGCAGACGGTGTGGGCACGGCATTTCCGCTGGTCAACCGACGGTACCTATGACCGGATCTTGGTGGCCGCGAAACGGGCTGGGTTTGTCCAGGACGTTGAGGGTGACGCCGTCATCGAGTTGCTGTCGGTGGATTCCACGGTGGTGCGCGCGCACCAGCACGCGGCCGGGGCT GCAAGAGCGTCACCTCGGAGGTCGTTTCGACGGTCGAGCAGGACACAGGGGGCACCATCGAATGACAAGAATTTGCCGGTCGAACCCGCTGACCACGCGTTGGGCCGATCCCGGGGCGGTCTGTCGACGAAGATCCATTCCTTGACCGATCAGCGGGCCTGCCCTGTGACGGTGATCCTGACGCCCGGCCAGGCCGGCGACAATCCCCAGTTGGTGCCGTTGTTGGATCTGCACCGCCGGCAGCAGCGGGGCGTTCGGGCCCGCCGGTTCCGGGTACTGGCCGATCGCGCGTATTCGCATCCCTCCACTCGGAAGGAGTTGCGGCGCAGACGTATCGGCAACACCATTCCGCAGCGCAGTGACCAGCAGGCCCATCGTCAGGCGAAGGGTTCACGCGGTGGCCGCCCACCAGGATTTGAAGCCGAGGAGTACAAACGCCGCAACGCCGTCGAACGCGGATACGCCCGTCTGAAACAGTGGCGCGGCATCGCCACCCGCTATGACAAACACGCCCTGACATTCCTTGGCGGTGTCCATCTGGCCGCCAGCGTGCTGCACCTCCGCTGA